One region of Purpureocillium takamizusanense chromosome 4, complete sequence genomic DNA includes:
- a CDS encoding uncharacterized protein (SECRETED:SignalP(1-18~SECRETED:cutsite=ARG-SD~SECRETED:prob=0.7756)) — protein sequence MNSRYIFLVALLNGFARGSDFAPVPRVAIAAPTATTPPPALPTLVERQNIDSSCVSSVISELSPPTGGLGSDFLNWASSASSATPSPNCTITAPASIYHDFTGYRDELRTYFSTIASKASGIDTDCGADSLSLTFDEQCTTSLTVYFTGSSGCHGPFKNNYQELFRDDYHGPYKDGHHDSLAGCRGRLQTAS from the exons ATGAACTCCAGATACATTTTCTTGGTCGCCCTGTTGAATGGATTCGCTCGTGGAAGCGACTTTGCTCCAGTTCCCCGTGTTGCTATCGCTGCACCAACGGCAACtacgccgcctcccgcccttCCTACTCTCGTGGAGCGTCAGAACATTGACTCTTCCTGCGTCAGCTCTGTCATTTCGGAGCTGAGCCCGCCAACAGGTGGTCTTGGCTCTGATTTTCTCAActgggcgagcagcgcctccagcgcGACCCCTTCGCCGAACTGCACCATCACAGCACCTGCAAGCATCTACCATGACTTCACGGGCTACCGTGACGAGCTCCGGACTTACTTTTCCACCATCGCGTCCAAGGCCAGCGGGATCGACACCGATTGTGGTGCGGACAGCCTGTCTCTCACCTTCGACGAGCAGTGCACCACGAGTCTCACAGTGTATTTCACTGGCAGCTCGGGT TGCCACGGGCCCTTCAAGAACAACTACCAGGAGCTCTTCAGGGACGACTATCACGGGCCCTACAAAGACGGCCATCACGACTCCCTCGCAGGCTGCCGCGGTCGGCTCCAAACGGCATCCTAA
- a CDS encoding uncharacterized protein (EggNog:ENOG503P938) has protein sequence MTEKTQTLAIDGHEHASFTPTKVLFINSSSGDFSDELQVLDLTSHTVRFPADSTHCAHDVELRPVSVWAKQETFVKDSVPYLWDMSMGRKSGVLYKTVGLDEKQRVPVAKFVAKNWFKNCCVLLLDEGRLDAVVTLATCVAVLNRDI, from the exons ATGACCGAAAAGACGCAAACGCTTGCCATTGACGGGCATGAGCACGCCTCCTTCACACCCACCAAGGTCCTCTTCATCAACTCCTCAAGCGGAGACTTCTCCGACGAGCTCCAAGTCCTCGACCTAACATCCCAC ACGGTGCGCTTCCCAGCCGACTCTACGCACTGCGCCCACGATGTCGAGCTGCGGCCCGTGAGCGTGTGGGCGAAGCAGGAGACGTTCGTCAAGGACTCGGTGCCGTATCTGTGGGACATGTCCATGGGCCGCAAGTCCGGGGTGCTGTACAAGACGGTGGGGCTCGATGAGAAGCAGCGCGTGCCGGTGGCCAAGTTCGTCGCCAAGAATTGGTTCAAGAACTGTTGCGTTCTGTTACTTGATGAGGGCCGGCTGGATGCTGTTGTCACGCTGGCAACTTGCGTGGCGGTATTGAACAGGGATATTTAG
- a CDS encoding uncharacterized protein (TransMembrane:2 (o107-125i146-163o)~COG:L~EggNog:ENOG503NYVM): MPPKREADSLVAYYFRAQEYRSVIHPSEFLKRYNAFWTSPGSESITWLGLLYSIFCLTSQMQCQESVRCKAQNRASPAGSFLPSHRILDYREKVVQCLVRGQFAKGGPDILETLVHYVVIENYLNKDSNIGVWLLMGNIVQIAIRMGYHRDPQHFKSLSPFHGEMRRRLWATIYSLDVGFATQMGLPGSIKHALCNTMPPRNLQDRDFDAGSAELPPARPLDELTSSTVIIAKIHVATTIGDVSDMVCSPLPLAYGDLVAANTRLDEMYAALPGPCKPLLALSESLLDPPSVVYQRINFCMHYQRARILVNWKFLSTAKDVTRSSNPCWGIVMEAATEILRLQQHLMADDDDSGVLDVLPPTGVVDSCFMNNGYFLAASVACFLLRHRKDQMSSHELCEVRGLLERSLSIWSRADNVSREADRVVVALRIVLDKPEEHGTRTAMETAGAQAQAGGGEREPPTYKGWNQSDRGRCVLDSLGRGQATASSFASFFEDLPLMMATDVDASSFPALPAIPMMDYWPHVDRGI; encoded by the exons ATGCCACCCAAGAGAGAAGCCGACAGCTTGGTCGCATACTACTTCCGAGCTCAGGAATACCGGT CTGTCATACATCCAAGCGAGTTCTTGAAGAGG TACAATGCGTTTTGGACGAGTCCTGGCTCTGAATCCATCACATGGCTCGGTCTGTTGTACAGCATATTCTGCCTCACCAGTCAAATGCAGTGCCAGGAGAGCGTGCGCTGCAAGGCCCAGAAccgcgcgtcgcccgccgggTCATTTCTACCTTCGCATCGAATTCTGGACTACCGAGAAAAGGTTGTACAATGCCTTGTCCGAGGCCAATTTGCCAAGGGGGGGCCTGACATCTTGGAGACGCTCGTTCACTACGTTGTGATCGAAAACTATCTCAACAAGGATTCCAACATTGGGGTCTGGCTCTTGATGGGCAACATTGTACAGATAG CTATCCGCATGGGCTACCATCGAGACCCCCAGCACTTCAAGTCCCTGTCCCCCTTTCACGGCGAGATGAGGCGCCGGCTCTGGGCCACCATATACTCGCTCGACGTAGGCTTCGCAACCCAGATGGGCCTTCCGGGCAGTATCAAGCATGCGCTGTGCAACACGATGCCGCCTCGCAACCTACAGGACCGCGACTTTGACGCCGGCTcggccgagctgccgcccgcgagacCGCTTGATGAACTTACTTCTAGCACCGTGATCATCGCCAAGATCCACGTGGCCACTACCATCGGCGACGTGTCGGACATGGTCTGCAGCCCTCTGCCGCTGGCGTATGGGGATTTGGTGGCGGCGAATACAAGGCTGGATGAGATGTATGCGGCCCTGCCCGGCCCGTGCaagcccctcctcgccctgtCCGAGTCTCTGCTTGACCCCCCATCAGTCGTGTATCAG CGCATCAACTTTTGCATGCACTACCAACGAGCCCGCATCCTCGTCAACTGGAAGTTCCTCAGCACCGCCAAGGACGTGACGCGGAGCAGCAACCCCTGCTGGGGTATCGTCATGGAAGCGGCCACGGAGATCttgcggctgcagcagcatctcatggctgatgacgatgacTCCGGCGTGCTGGACGTGCTGCCCCCCACCGGGGTGGTCGATTCGTGCTTCATGAACAACGGGTACTTTCTagccgccagcgtcgcgtGCTTCCTGCTGCGACATCGCAAGGATCAAATGTCCTCCCACGAGCTCTGTGAGGTGCGGGGCCTGCTGGAAAGGAGCCTATCTATATGGAGTCGCGCGGACAACGTGTCTCGAGAGGCGGACAGGGTGGTCGTGGCTTTGCGGATCGTGCTGGATAAGCCTGAGGAGCATGGTACTCGTACCgcgatggagacggcgggggcgcaagctcaagcagGTGGAGGTGAGAGAGAGCCCCCTACATATAAGGGCTGGAACCAGTCTGATCGAGGCCGTTGCGTTTTGGATTCCCTGGGAAGAGGCCAAGCGACGGCTTCCAGTTTCGCGTCCTTTTTCGAGGACCTaccgttgatgatggcgacggatGTTGATGCGTCGTCTTTCCCTGCGCTGCCAGCAATACCCATGATGGACTACTGGCCGCATGTGGATAGGGGCATATAG
- a CDS encoding uncharacterized protein (COG:K~TransMembrane:2 (o130-148i169-186o)~EggNog:ENOG503NYVM), with protein sequence MADRCPLIKYNAFWTSPGSESITWLGLLYSIFCLTSQMQCQESVRCKAQNRASPAGSFLPSHRILDYREKVVQCLVRGQFAKGGPDILETLVHYVVIENYLNKDSNIGVWLLMGNIVQIAIRMGYHRDPQHFKSLSPFHGEMRRRLWATIYSLDVGFATQMGLPGSIKHALCNTMPPRNLQDRDFDAGSAELPPARPLDELTSSTVIIAKIHVATTIGDVSDMVCSPLPLAYGDLVAANTRLDEMYAALPGPCKPLLALSESLLDPPSVVYQRINFCMHYQRARILVNWKFLSTAKDVTRSSNPCWGIVMEAATEILRLQQHLMADDDDSGVLDVLPPTGVVDSCFMNNGYFLAASVACFLLRHRKDQMSSHELCEVRGLLERSLSIWSRADNVSREADRVVVALRIVLDKPEEHGTRTAMETAGAQAQAGGGEREPPTYKGWNQSDRGRCVLDSLGRGQATASSFASFFEDLPLMMATDVDASSFPALPAIPMMDYWPHVDRGI encoded by the exons ATGGCTGACCGTTGCCCTTTAATCAAGTACAATGCGTTTTGGACGAGTCCTGGCTCTGAATCCATCACATGGCTCGGTCTGTTGTACAGCATATTCTGCCTCACCAGTCAAATGCAGTGCCAGGAGAGCGTGCGCTGCAAGGCCCAGAAccgcgcgtcgcccgccgggTCATTTCTACCTTCGCATCGAATTCTGGACTACCGAGAAAAGGTTGTACAATGCCTTGTCCGAGGCCAATTTGCCAAGGGGGGGCCTGACATCTTGGAGACGCTCGTTCACTACGTTGTGATCGAAAACTATCTCAACAAGGATTCCAACATTGGGGTCTGGCTCTTGATGGGCAACATTGTACAGATAG CTATCCGCATGGGCTACCATCGAGACCCCCAGCACTTCAAGTCCCTGTCCCCCTTTCACGGCGAGATGAGGCGCCGGCTCTGGGCCACCATATACTCGCTCGACGTAGGCTTCGCAACCCAGATGGGCCTTCCGGGCAGTATCAAGCATGCGCTGTGCAACACGATGCCGCCTCGCAACCTACAGGACCGCGACTTTGACGCCGGCTcggccgagctgccgcccgcgagacCGCTTGATGAACTTACTTCTAGCACCGTGATCATCGCCAAGATCCACGTGGCCACTACCATCGGCGACGTGTCGGACATGGTCTGCAGCCCTCTGCCGCTGGCGTATGGGGATTTGGTGGCGGCGAATACAAGGCTGGATGAGATGTATGCGGCCCTGCCCGGCCCGTGCaagcccctcctcgccctgtCCGAGTCTCTGCTTGACCCCCCATCAGTCGTGTATCAG CGCATCAACTTTTGCATGCACTACCAACGAGCCCGCATCCTCGTCAACTGGAAGTTCCTCAGCACCGCCAAGGACGTGACGCGGAGCAGCAACCCCTGCTGGGGTATCGTCATGGAAGCGGCCACGGAGATCttgcggctgcagcagcatctcatggctgatgacgatgacTCCGGCGTGCTGGACGTGCTGCCCCCCACCGGGGTGGTCGATTCGTGCTTCATGAACAACGGGTACTTTCTagccgccagcgtcgcgtGCTTCCTGCTGCGACATCGCAAGGATCAAATGTCCTCCCACGAGCTCTGTGAGGTGCGGGGCCTGCTGGAAAGGAGCCTATCTATATGGAGTCGCGCGGACAACGTGTCTCGAGAGGCGGACAGGGTGGTCGTGGCTTTGCGGATCGTGCTGGATAAGCCTGAGGAGCATGGTACTCGTACCgcgatggagacggcgggggcgcaagctcaagcagGTGGAGGTGAGAGAGAGCCCCCTACATATAAGGGCTGGAACCAGTCTGATCGAGGCCGTTGCGTTTTGGATTCCCTGGGAAGAGGCCAAGCGACGGCTTCCAGTTTCGCGTCCTTTTTCGAGGACCTaccgttgatgatggcgacggatGTTGATGCGTCGTCTTTCCCTGCGCTGCCAGCAATACCCATGATGGACTACTGGCCGCATGTGGATAGGGGCATATAG
- a CDS encoding uncharacterized protein (EggNog:ENOG503NYVM~COG:L~TransMembrane:2 (o317-335i356-373o)) produces the protein MSLPGSSPVFLRPHPGRRRDKPQLSCNSCRLRKRKCDRQKPCSQCIKHRRESTCTYADSPVPSSSPKDLHVVSPSSTCTERLVEDTGASTSGPGGLSTPGSTHATPRFVASPDAPDLKLTASGTGFKDSTHWTSVLSDVTNGKRRDDAVGATQPEAAFDDRVPSPPEQNILLFEGCKHATDQELLASMPPKREADSLVAYYFRAQEYRSVIHPSEFLKRYNAFWTSPGSESITWLGLLYSIFCLTSQMQCQESVRCKAQNRASPAGSFLPSHRILDYREKVVQCLVRGQFAKGGPDILETLVHYVVIENYLNKDSNIGVWLLMGNIVQIAIRMGYHRDPQHFKSLSPFHGEMRRRLWATIYSLDVGFATQMGLPGSIKHALCNTMPPRNLQDRDFDAGSAELPPARPLDELTSSTVIIAKIHVATTIGDVSDMVCSPLPLAYGDLVAANTRLDEMYAALPGPCKPLLALSESLLDPPSVVYQRINFCMHYQRARILVNWKFLSTAKDVTRSSNPCWGIVMEAATEILRLQQHLMADDDDSGVLDVLPPTGVVDSCFMNNGYFLAASVACFLLRHRKDQMSSHELCEVRGLLERSLSIWSRADNVSREADRVVVALRIVLDKPEEHGTRTAMETAGAQAQAGGGEREPPTYKGWNQSDRGRCVLDSLGRGQATASSFASFFEDLPLMMATDVDASSFPALPAIPMMDYWPHVDRGI, from the exons ATGAGTCTTCCCGGTTCATCTCCGGTTTTCCTCCGTCCTCAccctggccgtcggcgcgaTAAGCCGCAGCTGTCGTGCAACTCGTGCCGCCTACGAAA GCGAAAGTGTGACCGCCAAAAGCCTTGTTCTCAGTGCATT AAACACCGCCGCGAGTCGACGTGCACGTACGCTGACTCGCCGgtgccgtcctcctcgcccaagGACCTACACGTTGTCTCTCCCTCTAGTACATGTACCGAGCGCCTTGTCGAGGATACTGGCGCATCTACCAGCGGGCCGGGCGGTCTTTCAACGCCGGGCAGCACGCATGCGACCCCCCGTTTCGTTGCATCGCCAGACGCGCCAGACCTAAAACTGACCGCGTCCGGGACCGGCTTCAAGGACTCAACCCACTGGACCTCTGTTCTGAGCGACGTGACGAACGGAAAGAGACGAGATGACGCAGTCGGCGCAACCCAACCCGAGGCCGCATTCGACGACCGTGTACCTTCTCCGCCGGAGCAGAATATCCTCCTCTTTGAGGGGTGTAAGCACGCCACTGACCAGGAGCTCCTCGCCTCGATGCCACCCAAGAGAGAAGCCGACAGCTTGGTCGCATACTACTTCCGAGCTCAGGAATACCGGT CTGTCATACATCCAAGCGAGTTCTTGAAGAGG TACAATGCGTTTTGGACGAGTCCTGGCTCTGAATCCATCACATGGCTCGGTCTGTTGTACAGCATATTCTGCCTCACCAGTCAAATGCAGTGCCAGGAGAGCGTGCGCTGCAAGGCCCAGAAccgcgcgtcgcccgccgggTCATTTCTACCTTCGCATCGAATTCTGGACTACCGAGAAAAGGTTGTACAATGCCTTGTCCGAGGCCAATTTGCCAAGGGGGGGCCTGACATCTTGGAGACGCTCGTTCACTACGTTGTGATCGAAAACTATCTCAACAAGGATTCCAACATTGGGGTCTGGCTCTTGATGGGCAACATTGTACAGATAG CTATCCGCATGGGCTACCATCGAGACCCCCAGCACTTCAAGTCCCTGTCCCCCTTTCACGGCGAGATGAGGCGCCGGCTCTGGGCCACCATATACTCGCTCGACGTAGGCTTCGCAACCCAGATGGGCCTTCCGGGCAGTATCAAGCATGCGCTGTGCAACACGATGCCGCCTCGCAACCTACAGGACCGCGACTTTGACGCCGGCTcggccgagctgccgcccgcgagacCGCTTGATGAACTTACTTCTAGCACCGTGATCATCGCCAAGATCCACGTGGCCACTACCATCGGCGACGTGTCGGACATGGTCTGCAGCCCTCTGCCGCTGGCGTATGGGGATTTGGTGGCGGCGAATACAAGGCTGGATGAGATGTATGCGGCCCTGCCCGGCCCGTGCaagcccctcctcgccctgtCCGAGTCTCTGCTTGACCCCCCATCAGTCGTGTATCAG CGCATCAACTTTTGCATGCACTACCAACGAGCCCGCATCCTCGTCAACTGGAAGTTCCTCAGCACCGCCAAGGACGTGACGCGGAGCAGCAACCCCTGCTGGGGTATCGTCATGGAAGCGGCCACGGAGATCttgcggctgcagcagcatctcatggctgatgacgatgacTCCGGCGTGCTGGACGTGCTGCCCCCCACCGGGGTGGTCGATTCGTGCTTCATGAACAACGGGTACTTTCTagccgccagcgtcgcgtGCTTCCTGCTGCGACATCGCAAGGATCAAATGTCCTCCCACGAGCTCTGTGAGGTGCGGGGCCTGCTGGAAAGGAGCCTATCTATATGGAGTCGCGCGGACAACGTGTCTCGAGAGGCGGACAGGGTGGTCGTGGCTTTGCGGATCGTGCTGGATAAGCCTGAGGAGCATGGTACTCGTACCgcgatggagacggcgggggcgcaagctcaagcagGTGGAGGTGAGAGAGAGCCCCCTACATATAAGGGCTGGAACCAGTCTGATCGAGGCCGTTGCGTTTTGGATTCCCTGGGAAGAGGCCAAGCGACGGCTTCCAGTTTCGCGTCCTTTTTCGAGGACCTaccgttgatgatggcgacggatGTTGATGCGTCGTCTTTCCCTGCGCTGCCAGCAATACCCATGATGGACTACTGGCCGCATGTGGATAGGGGCATATAG
- a CDS encoding uncharacterized protein (EggNog:ENOG503NWXD~TransMembrane:11 (o99-121i128-147o153-174i186-206o218-238i259-277o297-316i328-347o353-376i388-410o422-442i)~COG:G) — MQQPHLDVEKAARAESDLSDDTKRDNKDARQHIPQDNRNTADVAKPEDAGPPDGGGAAWLVVLGAWCCSFSSPGWINSVGSFQQYYEVGPLKEYSASTIAWIPSLQIFFLFALGPVVGIIFDNYGPRPLIIGGTVFHVFGLMMASLATTYYQFLLSQGVCSAIGVACLYSPALACVSTWFVKKRGAAMGIMVTGSSVGGVIFPIMISRMIPSVGYPWAMRTGAFLVLGLQIVAILTVRPRVKPVPKKMPSGRFAAPFKEFPFVMLLLGIFVLTYGIFIPIDYLASQGFKEAHLSEEMAQYLVAIFNSASLFGRLASGYGADIIGRWNMFVIACTLSGITEFAVWIPATRPSVAIGFAIMFGFASGAFIGLSGALPVSVSPPSEVGYRLGVVFLAISIPALTMAPIGGAILQASANGWLHVKIFGGVMCLAGSAIILISRVLYTDKKFLKVF, encoded by the exons ATGCAACAGCCGCATCTCGACGTTGAGAAGGCTGCACGGGCCGAATCTGACCTCAGCGACGACACCAAACGGGATAACAAAGACGCCCGACAACATATCCCTCAAGACAACAGGAACACGGCCGATGTGGCGAAGCCAGAGGACGCTGGCCCTCCTGATGGGGGTGGCGCGGCCTGGCTCGTCGTCTTAGGCGCATGGTGctgctccttctccagcCCAGGCTGGATCAACA GCGTTGGCAGCTTCCAGCAGTACTACGAAGTGGGACCTCTAAAGGAGTATTCCGCCAGCACGATTGCCTGGATCCCCTCGCTCCAGATATTCTTCCTCTTTGCGCTGGGGCCTGTCGTCGGCATCATATTCGACAATTACGGACCGAGGCCACTCATCATTGGCGGGACCGTTTTCCACGTATTCgggctgatgatggcgtccCTGGCGACAACGTACTATCAGTTCCTCTTGTCCCAGGGAGTGTGCAGTGCCATTGGCGTTGCATGCCTATACTCGCCAG CCCTCGCCTGTGTCTCAACCTGGTTTGTCAAAAAGCGCGGAGCAGCCATGGGCATCATGGTGACAGGCTCATCCGTCGGTGGCGTCATCTTTCCCATCATGATCAGTCGCATGATCCCGAGCGTTGGGTACCCATGGGCCATGAGAACCGGGGCctttctcgtcctcggcctccagATCGTCGCCATTCTCACTGTCCGCCCGAGGGTAAAGCCTGTTCCGAAGAAGATGCCAAGTGGCCGCTTCGCTGCACCGTTCAAAGAGTTTCCCTTTGTCATGTTGTTGCTGGGCATCTTTGTCCTGACCTATGGTATATTCATTCCCATCGACTATCTAGCTTCACAGGGCTTCAAGGAGGCGCATCTTTCGGAGGAGATGGCCCAATACCTGGTGGCCATCTTCAACTCCGCAAG TCTCTTTGGGCGCCTGGCCTCTGGTTATGGCGCCGACATCATTGGAAGATGGAACATGTTCGTCATCGCATGTACTCTTTCCGGGATCACCGAGTTTGCAGTCTGGATCCCCGCCACgcgcccgtccgtcgccatcggctTCGCCATCATGTTCGGCTTCGCGTCCGGAGCCTTCATAGGACTTTCCGGTGCCCTGCCCGTTTCTGTGTCGCCCCCATCCGAGGTTGGCTACCGGCTGGGTGTGGTTTTTCTGGCCATATCAATCCCCGCGCTCACCATGGCccccatcggcggcgccatcctTCAGGCTTCTGCCAATGGCTGGTTGCACGTCAAGATATTTGGTGGCGTCATGTGCCTCGCTGGATCCGCTATTATCCTGATATCCAGGGTGCTCTATACCGACAAGAAATTCCTCAAGGTGTTTTGA
- a CDS encoding uncharacterized protein (EggNog:ENOG503P37N~COG:S), which produces MSAAVETQDAPKVVSREEWLEARRALLVKEKELTRANDALSAERRSLPMVEVTKPYSFKSTTRSDLTLEDLFDGKDQLIVYHFMFGPDSDDEACRGCTHMGESLPDERHLQFKNTNLVSVSRASPAKLEQYKARAGWTFPWYSSEGSDFNRDFWATTTTDDEARGDDGGGVLLNFRSKEETEALGKWWYDGEVSGFSVFYQKGGKVFHTYSTFARGGDKMMPTLHLLDLTPLGRQLGLWGPAEFKLKNEYGTEET; this is translated from the exons ATGTCTGCTGCCGTTGAGACCCAGGACGCACCCAAG GTCGTGAGCCGGGAGGAATGGCTCGAGGCTCGCCGGGCTCTGCtggtcaaggagaaggaaCTGACCCGCGCCAATGATGCCCTCTCTGCCGAGCGCCGCTCCCTTCCCATGGTCGAGGTGACCAAGCCGTATTCGTTCAAGTCCACAACCAGGTCCGACCTCACGCTCGAGGATCTGTTCGATGGCAAGGACCAGCTCATAGTTTACCACTTCATGTTCGGccccgacagcgacgacgaggcgtgTCGCGGCTGTACGCACATGGGCGAGTCCCTCCCGGATGAGCGTCACTTGCAATTCAAGAACACCAACTTGGTGTCCGTGTCGCGCGCCAGTCCTGCCAAGCTGGAGCAGTACAAGGCCAGAGCCGGATGGACCTTTCCCTGGTATTCTAGCGAAGGCTCTGACTTTAACCGAGACTtttgggcgacgacgacgacggacgacgaggcgcgcggcgacgacggcggcggcgtgctgctcAACTTCCGGtccaaggaggagacggaggcgcTGGGCAAGTGGTGGTACGATGGAGAGGTGTCGGGATTCAGCGTGTTTTACCAGAAGGGAGGCAAGGTCTTCCACACGTACTCAACCTttgcgcgaggcggcgacaagatGATGCCAACTCTCCACTTGCTTGACCTGACGCCACTGGGGAGACAGCTCGGTCTCTGGGGCCCAGCAGAGTTCAAGTTGAAGAACGAGTATGGCACGGAGGAAACGTGA